ttcggtAGCAAAACTTTGGTGACAATTGCCTAATTTTCTAGTAGTGTCTATTTCAGTATATCAAATTCCTCTTTACTGAAAATATCATGATCGATTTTTTATATTTGAAATTGGATGAACGTATAACAAAGACAAAACAACAActaacaatagaaaaacaaagcAATCCTTTGTGAAATATGTTTAGATTTCTACGTTGATACGCGGACGGATGTTTTATAACATCCATCGAAGAAAAACaataaattttgttaaaataggACATATAAAAAGAAACACCGTTTATGATCTTTTCTACAAGAGCATAAACAACGGTCCGGTTGGAGGTGTTTGACTCATGTGGTCCGGTTTGCTTGAGCAGACTAGGTTGATTCGAAATGGTAGGGACCACCTACTCACAAacttattctatttttttttttttgttttttagtgtaaaaagTGAGGTTTGATGTGGAGGTTTGGAGTTGTTTATTGTTGGAGGAAAAGTGAGGGTGTGGAGTGGTTATGGTTTAGAATGATGTGACATGCTAACTACGCAGTCCGTTGGATAGACTTTGACCATCGTTAGAGATGCTCTAAGCAAGTTAAAATCTAACGTGGCGAGTTATCGTCACAAacgtttttttgttttattttatgttttctCACACAACTTTTACATAATTAGGTCTAAAATACTTTTTGTTTGTTAACATACATATATTTCTTTCCGCAAGGTGCGTGGAAATTCCACTGCTTATAAACATAGCCAAAGTTAGTCGTTTTCTTAATAGCACAATGATAAACATAGCCAAAGTTAGTCGTTTTCTTGATAGCACAATGATATTATATTATTTGTATCTTACAAAAGTTGTCATTACATAACTTGACTTATTTTAAGTAGTTATTTTAAAGAAATGCACACAGATATACTTAAGTCAAAGTCTTACAAGTTActaattttttaaagaaaaacacaCACATAGTACATAGTATACTCACTCGACCCCTTGAGCAGGAATCTCTGGGAGCTGATGAAACACTCGAACACAACTATACACCGAGCAAAAAGCTTGTACAGTAGTCAAGAACAACATAAGCAAAGCAGCCAACAAAGTTAAAATCTTCCAAGATGCAaacacatatttcttcaataACTTGGAAATTTTCACCCTCCATGTTTGGTCATACATCTTATTCACATTTGCAACCACTGTATCCATGTAATCCACCTTTGTCAACTTCACAGATTTACTCATTCCGTTCCATAAATCAGCAACCTCTTTATCACTCTTCAAATAGTTGAACACTATATCTCTTTTACTCAAATACTTTGCGTCTTGTTCTGTGTCGATTATCCCATTCATTAACTCGGTGTAACGAGCCATCACCAATGGTCCCGTTGCAACACAAGCTTCGTGCGCTACCAGGTTTCTTAAATAAACCTTGGTGTTCCCATCCAGTTCCACCTTCGGGAGGTACAATGTACATGTTTTGACATCAAAACTAATGTTGGATATTCCACCTTCAACCGGTTTGAAACGGATTCCTGCTTTGGCCATATCTGTAACCGACGGGATCTTGATCTCTTCTATCTTTGGGGCTTTTGGCTCACCATTTTCGTCCTTCGGTTTCTCCTGTCCTCTACCAAAAATGCTTTCCCATATTGGTTTGAGTAGAGAAACTAATGGTAATTTATTACACACAGCCATTGGCTTCCCCAACTTGAATTTCTTGATAACACCTACTTTCTTGATTACTTGCAATATGACATTCCAAACCTTTGAAACATCAGGGCTTTTTGCTAAAGATTCTTCTTTTTCATCTTGAACTAGCAAGTCGCTGGTTGGATCGTCCGGCATGTCGATCTCATGATAATTCTATCAGAGAGAATATACTAAATTATTGATGAACAATTTATGTTTATAAGATTAATGTAGGGCCTAGTAATCCTATACCACCCCAAGCTCAAACGACCATTCGACGAAAAATTCAAACGGCCGTTTAAAGATAAAGAGTTACGACGCAAACCCTAACCGTCATAAACGGCCATTTTACAAATCATCAAACAACCTTgttaaaagttttaaaagaagaGGGGTTTATGGTGCAAGAGCAGATCTTCAAACCGCCGTTTTGTACTAACTCAAACATGTGTTTTAAAACGGTGTGAGATTAGATTGTTAGTGGTGTGTATAAAGAAACCCTAATCCAACATCCTTTTTAGTTAGGGGGGACGGGCCACTCATTGGTTCCTTTTTGTGTCAtaacaccgccgccacccacaAGGGTAGGCCAGGCGGGTATGTTTTGCCACAAAGACCACCCGGGAACATGGTGTAAATGTCGATGCACTTGTTTGACCATTAGGATTGGTGGTGGGCTTTGATTGGTTAAGGAGTTTAacattattaaaataaaaaaaaaaaatagtttatggCAAGGTTAAGGCGCCGACAGTGTTTTATGGCTTAAGGGTAGTTTTAAAGATTTTTGACATGGTGGTatttgataataataatataacaatAAAGCTTAACTAACATAATCTCTCATACCGCTGTGCTAGGGTTTGTGTTGCTGTAGAATTCGGCTTCGGGCACAGTCATGTGGTAGAGAAAGTCGAGCAGGTGAACACACTTTTCGATGGGAACATGATCCCGCAATTCTTCTCCAACAAACGGAGTAAGATCGCGATACAACTCTTTCAACATTGTCTTCAACATGTTATCAGCATCATCTGAGTTCTTTAGTTCACCAGTTTTTATATAGGCCAACATCTTCCTGAGTAAAAACAACGGGATCTGATTCTCCACCTTCACCACATCTCGAAGAATCGCCATATGAGACAGATCCTTTGTAACGTCCTTCGTATTCACACCTTCCTTTTTATCTAAATACACCTGAAGAAAATCAAGTAAATACGCCGTGTCAACAACCATCATCCACACTAGTGTGTCACCATACATACTCAGAAACGTATGGTAGCAAGCACGGATCTCAGCCTCGTGATCTTCCTTCATTTTTTTCACAAAGTTCTCGAAGGTATCATTCATGTATTTTCGGGTTCTTCGGGCAGcagcctccttgttcctctgCATGTTGTGGACGTCGGGCAGCAAATGGT
This is a stretch of genomic DNA from Helianthus annuus cultivar XRQ/B chromosome 16, HanXRQr2.0-SUNRISE, whole genome shotgun sequence. It encodes these proteins:
- the LOC110917709 gene encoding putative UPF0481 protein At3g02645; this translates as MHSSPSFVKYDFDETKWVEDIRKSVDEQDDEEKKNIVCVFTVPKVLQATDPKCYIPQQVALGPFHHLLPDVHNMQRNKEAAARRTRKYMNDTFENFVKKMKEDHEAEIRACYHTFLSMYGDTLVWMMVVDTAYLLDFLQVYLDKKEGVNTKDVTKDLSHMAILRDVVKVENQIPLFLLRKMLAYIKTGELKNSDDADNMLKTMLKELYRDLTPFVGEELRDHVPIEKCVHLLDFLYHMTVPEAEFYSNTNPSTANYHEIDMPDDPTSDLLVQDEKEESLAKSPDVSKVWNVILQVIKKVGVIKKFKLGKPMAVCNKLPLVSLLKPIWESIFGRGQEKPKDENGEPKAPKIEEIKIPSVTDMAKAGIRFKPVEGGISNISFDVKTCTLYLPKVELDGNTKVYLRNLVAHEACVATGPLVMARYTELMNGIIDTEQDAKYLSKRDIVFNYLKSDKEVADLWNGMSKSVKLTKVDYMDTVVANVNKMYDQTWRVKISKLLKKYVFASWKILTLLAALLMLFLTTVQAFCSVYSCVRVFHQLPEIPAQGVE